Proteins encoded by one window of Haematobia irritans isolate KBUSLIRL chromosome 2, ASM5000362v1, whole genome shotgun sequence:
- the LOC142226282 gene encoding secretion-regulating guanine nucleotide exchange factor isoform X1 produces the protein MSVYAWGANSHGQLGLGHESEMCTTPQRLRKCSFTPLSVRSIRGGGGHVLVLDASGQVHACGWNNRGQLGLDSTRDCVSEFKVIPGKFFDDVPIDIIACGWDISGCITMSRKLYVWGSNAFQQLGICQRGFTSIRKPFNMQLPRNDTPVRISFGMRHTAVLTDDSKIYIYGRLRTGDNCPEEITIVKISQCATIAKLIPRLTSELRIQDISSGQNHLMMHLAPAEDQPDNNAPSRRILAMGDNKFGQGNAFQFDEEIIQIATGWTHNAVMLKDLRVLLWGRNCYGQLGLGSYTENHPTPMELKLHSAIIPKMIHLGSEHGLLMTKEGDILTWGWNEHGNCGNDSTNNLSKPTMVDLPTTCKIAGTGAGFCFVICDNTN, from the exons ATGTCTGTTTATGCATGG GGCGCCAATTCACATGGTCAACTTGGCCTTGGTCATGAATCGGAAATGTGCACGACACCGCAACGATTAAGGAAATGCTCATTCACACCGTTAAGTGTACGTTCAATAAGAGGTGGCGGGGGCCACGTTCTGGTATTGGATGCAAGTGGACAAGTGCATGCATGTGGCTGGAATAATCGTGGTCAATTAGGTTTGGATTCAACGCGAGATTGTGTGAGTGAGTTTAAAGTGATACCGGGAAAGTTTTTCGAT GATGTTCCCATTGATATTATAGCATGCGGTTGGGATATATCCGGTTGCATTACCATGTCTCGCAAACTATATGTTTGGGGATCGAATGCTTTCCAACAATTGGGTATCTGTCAGCGTGGCTTCACTTCAATACGTAAGCCATTTAATATGCAATTGCCTCGCAATGATACACCAGTACGTATTAGTTTTGGAATGCGTCATACTGCCGTGCTAACAGACGATTCAAAAATATACATTTATGGACGTCTAAGAACAGGCGATAATTGCCCAGAAGAGATAACTATTGTAAAAATAAGTCAATGTGCAACGATTGCAAAACTTATACCACGTTTAACATCCGAGCTACGTATTCAGGATATTTCAAGTGGTCAAAATCATTTGATGATGCATTTGGCACCAGCAGAAGATCAACCTGATAATAATGCCCCATCACGAAGGATTTTGGCGATGGGTGATAATAAATTCGGTCAGGGTAATGCCTTTCAGTTTGATGAGGAAATAATTCAAATTGCAACAGGATGGACACATAATGCGGTTATGCTTAAAGATTTACGTGTATTGCTGTGGGGCCGTAATTGCTATGGCCAATTGGGTTTGGGCAGCTATACCGAAAATCATCCCACACCTATGGAACTTAAATTACACAGTGCCATTATACCCAAGATGATACATTTAGGTTCGGAGCATGGTCTACTTATGACCAAAGAGGGAGATATTCTAACTTGGGGTTGGAATGAACATGGCAATTGTGGAAATGattcaacaaataattt atCAAAACCAACTATGGTGGACTTACCTACTACATGTAAGATAGCTGGTACGGGAGCtggtttctgctttgttatttgtGATAATACCAATTAA
- the LOC142226282 gene encoding secretion-regulating guanine nucleotide exchange factor isoform X3, whose protein sequence is MCTTPQRLRKCSFTPLSVRSIRGGGGHVLVLDASGQVHACGWNNRGQLGLDSTRDCVSEFKVIPGKFFDDVPIDIIACGWDISGCITMSRKLYVWGSNAFQQLGICQRGFTSIRKPFNMQLPRNDTPVRISFGMRHTAVLTDDSKIYIYGRLRTGDNCPEEITIVKISQCATIAKLIPRLTSELRIQDISSGQNHLMMHLAPAEDQPDNNAPSRRILAMGDNKFGQGNAFQFDEEIIQIATGWTHNAVMLKDLRVLLWGRNCYGQLGLGSYTENHPTPMELKLHSAIIPKMIHLGSEHGLLMTKEGDILTWGWNEHGNCGNDSTNNLSKPTMVDLPTTCKIAGTGAGFCFVICDNTN, encoded by the exons ATGTGCACGACACCGCAACGATTAAGGAAATGCTCATTCACACCGTTAAGTGTACGTTCAATAAGAGGTGGCGGGGGCCACGTTCTGGTATTGGATGCAAGTGGACAAGTGCATGCATGTGGCTGGAATAATCGTGGTCAATTAGGTTTGGATTCAACGCGAGATTGTGTGAGTGAGTTTAAAGTGATACCGGGAAAGTTTTTCGAT GATGTTCCCATTGATATTATAGCATGCGGTTGGGATATATCCGGTTGCATTACCATGTCTCGCAAACTATATGTTTGGGGATCGAATGCTTTCCAACAATTGGGTATCTGTCAGCGTGGCTTCACTTCAATACGTAAGCCATTTAATATGCAATTGCCTCGCAATGATACACCAGTACGTATTAGTTTTGGAATGCGTCATACTGCCGTGCTAACAGACGATTCAAAAATATACATTTATGGACGTCTAAGAACAGGCGATAATTGCCCAGAAGAGATAACTATTGTAAAAATAAGTCAATGTGCAACGATTGCAAAACTTATACCACGTTTAACATCCGAGCTACGTATTCAGGATATTTCAAGTGGTCAAAATCATTTGATGATGCATTTGGCACCAGCAGAAGATCAACCTGATAATAATGCCCCATCACGAAGGATTTTGGCGATGGGTGATAATAAATTCGGTCAGGGTAATGCCTTTCAGTTTGATGAGGAAATAATTCAAATTGCAACAGGATGGACACATAATGCGGTTATGCTTAAAGATTTACGTGTATTGCTGTGGGGCCGTAATTGCTATGGCCAATTGGGTTTGGGCAGCTATACCGAAAATCATCCCACACCTATGGAACTTAAATTACACAGTGCCATTATACCCAAGATGATACATTTAGGTTCGGAGCATGGTCTACTTATGACCAAAGAGGGAGATATTCTAACTTGGGGTTGGAATGAACATGGCAATTGTGGAAATGattcaacaaataattt atCAAAACCAACTATGGTGGACTTACCTACTACATGTAAGATAGCTGGTACGGGAGCtggtttctgctttgttatttgtGATAATACCAATTAA
- the LOC142226282 gene encoding secretion-regulating guanine nucleotide exchange factor isoform X2: MLGANSHGQLGLGHESEMCTTPQRLRKCSFTPLSVRSIRGGGGHVLVLDASGQVHACGWNNRGQLGLDSTRDCVSEFKVIPGKFFDDVPIDIIACGWDISGCITMSRKLYVWGSNAFQQLGICQRGFTSIRKPFNMQLPRNDTPVRISFGMRHTAVLTDDSKIYIYGRLRTGDNCPEEITIVKISQCATIAKLIPRLTSELRIQDISSGQNHLMMHLAPAEDQPDNNAPSRRILAMGDNKFGQGNAFQFDEEIIQIATGWTHNAVMLKDLRVLLWGRNCYGQLGLGSYTENHPTPMELKLHSAIIPKMIHLGSEHGLLMTKEGDILTWGWNEHGNCGNDSTNNLSKPTMVDLPTTCKIAGTGAGFCFVICDNTN; the protein is encoded by the exons ATGCTG GGCGCCAATTCACATGGTCAACTTGGCCTTGGTCATGAATCGGAAATGTGCACGACACCGCAACGATTAAGGAAATGCTCATTCACACCGTTAAGTGTACGTTCAATAAGAGGTGGCGGGGGCCACGTTCTGGTATTGGATGCAAGTGGACAAGTGCATGCATGTGGCTGGAATAATCGTGGTCAATTAGGTTTGGATTCAACGCGAGATTGTGTGAGTGAGTTTAAAGTGATACCGGGAAAGTTTTTCGAT GATGTTCCCATTGATATTATAGCATGCGGTTGGGATATATCCGGTTGCATTACCATGTCTCGCAAACTATATGTTTGGGGATCGAATGCTTTCCAACAATTGGGTATCTGTCAGCGTGGCTTCACTTCAATACGTAAGCCATTTAATATGCAATTGCCTCGCAATGATACACCAGTACGTATTAGTTTTGGAATGCGTCATACTGCCGTGCTAACAGACGATTCAAAAATATACATTTATGGACGTCTAAGAACAGGCGATAATTGCCCAGAAGAGATAACTATTGTAAAAATAAGTCAATGTGCAACGATTGCAAAACTTATACCACGTTTAACATCCGAGCTACGTATTCAGGATATTTCAAGTGGTCAAAATCATTTGATGATGCATTTGGCACCAGCAGAAGATCAACCTGATAATAATGCCCCATCACGAAGGATTTTGGCGATGGGTGATAATAAATTCGGTCAGGGTAATGCCTTTCAGTTTGATGAGGAAATAATTCAAATTGCAACAGGATGGACACATAATGCGGTTATGCTTAAAGATTTACGTGTATTGCTGTGGGGCCGTAATTGCTATGGCCAATTGGGTTTGGGCAGCTATACCGAAAATCATCCCACACCTATGGAACTTAAATTACACAGTGCCATTATACCCAAGATGATACATTTAGGTTCGGAGCATGGTCTACTTATGACCAAAGAGGGAGATATTCTAACTTGGGGTTGGAATGAACATGGCAATTGTGGAAATGattcaacaaataattt atCAAAACCAACTATGGTGGACTTACCTACTACATGTAAGATAGCTGGTACGGGAGCtggtttctgctttgttatttgtGATAATACCAATTAA